In Raphanus sativus cultivar WK10039 chromosome 5, ASM80110v3, whole genome shotgun sequence, the following proteins share a genomic window:
- the LOC130512664 gene encoding uncharacterized protein LOC130512664 — MAKISLLLFVMALVASLHAYEAHRMGKFDEAIEKDLHKAEAQIEEDIKATKTSIQGLTTEMKTLSKSEEMLNQLGKDHKTDMEVAPYGKKLRTFSRAAKNVTKAPPAKNKKPAPPAKNKKPAPPAKNKKPASPAKDKKPTSVIQTILQDFGLNGGRD; from the coding sequence ATGGCAAAGATCTCCTTATTGCTTTTCGTCATGGCCCTTGTTGCCTCTCTCCACGCTTATGAAGCTCACCGCATGGGAAAATTCGATGAAGCAATTGAAAAAGACTTGCACAAAGCCGAGGCCCAGATCGAGGAAGACATAAAGGCAACAAAAACGAGCATTCAAGGTTTGACAACTGAGATGAAAACCTTGAGCAAATCTGAAGAGATGTTAAATCAACTTGGAAAAGATCACAAAACGGATATGGAGGTAGCTCCTTATGGAAAGAAACTCAGAACATTCAGCAGGGCAGCAAAAAATGTCACGAAAGCACCACCTGCAAAAAACAAGAAACCTGCACCACCTGCAAAAAACAAGAAACCTGCACCACCTGCAAAAAACAAGAAACCTGCATCACCTGCAAAAGACAAGAAACCTACATCCGTAATCCAAACGATCTTGCAGGATTTTGGGCTAAACGGAGGGAGGGATTGA
- the LOC130512848 gene encoding uncharacterized protein LOC130512848, with translation MARKNITLPAGGLIVTLVIALGWNIEEAAARDVKLVKLRDVKPETLTTLKVEEERELLNDKLTKEIENAKKLLGELKTLKKETKGDLKEELSSLVKSESLLNEMSDTVKKGTCNRNKATIFVEKESFFYRAWKENAYHSVVPEKEKEFMSAIKRIIKLLKKT, from the coding sequence ATGGCAAGAAAAAATATAACACTACCTGCAGGTGGTCTTATCGTGACCCTAGTAATCGCATTGGGATGGAACATCGAAGAGGCTGCAGCGAGAGACGTGAAGCTAGTGAAACTCCGAGATGTAAAACCCGAAACATTAACAACATTAaaagtagaagaagaaagagaactccTGAACGACAAACTTACAAAAGAGATTGAGAATGCGAAGAAATTGCTGGGAGAGTTGAAAACGTTgaagaaggaaacaaaaggTGATTTGAAAGAGGAGTTGAGTTCTTTGGTGAAATCTGAATCGCTACTTAACGAAATGTCGGATACTGTGAAGAAGGGAACGTGCAACAGAAACAAAGCTACCATATTCGTGGAGAAAGAATCGTTTTTCTACAGAGCATGGAAGGAGAATGCATATCATTCGGTGGTTCCAGAGAAGGAGAAAGAGTTTATGTCTGCGATTAAACGCATTATTAAGCTGTTGAAGAAAACTTAG
- the LOC130512495 gene encoding mitochondrial outer membrane protein porin 1-like: MGKGPGLYTDIGKKAKDLLYKDHNSDQKFSITTSTPSGVAITSTGTKKGDSLLGDVAFQLKQKNTTTDLRVSTDNTVLITATVDEAAPGLKSIFSFRAPDQNSGKIELQYLHEYAGISTSMGLTQNPTVNFSGVMGTNVLALGTDVSFDTKSGSFTKINAGVNFIKDDLIASLTLNDKGDTVNASFYHLVNPLFNTAVGAEVNHKFSTNVNTITVGTQHSLDPLTTVKARVNSAGIANALIQHQWTPKSFFTISGEVDTKAIDKNAKVGLALSLKP, from the exons ATGGGGAAAGGACCAGGTCTCTACACTGACATCGGCAAAAAAGCCAAAG ATCTGCTGTACAAGGACCACAACAGCGACCAGAAATTCAGTATCACCACTTCCACTCCTTCCGGTGTT GCCATCACTTCAACTGGAACCAAGAAAGGTGACTCACTCTTGGGAGATGTTGCTTTTCAACTCAAGCAAAAAAACACCACTACCGATTTGAGAGTTTCCACTGACAATACC GTTTTGATCACTGCTACGGTTGATGAGGCTGCACCTGGATTGAAGTCCATCTTCAGCTTCAGGGCCCCTGACCAAAACTCCGGCAAG ATTGAGCTTCAGTACTTGCATGAATATGCTGGTATCAGCACAAGCATGGGCTTGACTCAAAACCCCACTGTCAACTTCTCTGGTGTTATGGGTACCAATGTGTTGGCCCTTGGTACTGATGTTTCCTTCGACACCAAATCAGGCAGTTTCACCAAGATCAATGCTGGAGTTAACTTCATCAAGGATGATTTAATTGCCTCCCTTACCCT GAACGACAAAGGAGATACTGTCAACGCTTCATTCTACCACCTTGTTAACCCGCTGTTCAACACCGCTGTTGGAGCTGAAGTGAACCACAAGTTCTCCACCAATGTCAACACCATAACCGTGGGAACGCAGCATTCGCTTGACCCCTTGACCACTGTAAAGGCTCGTGTGAACAGTGCCGGGATAGCCAATGCACTCATTCAGCACCAGTGGACACCCAAATCCTTCTTCACCATCTCTGGAGAAGTTGACACTAAGGCTATTGACAAGAATGCTAAGGTTGGTTTGGCCCTCTCTCTCAAGCCTTGA
- the LOC130512820 gene encoding hypersensitive-induced response protein 3 encodes MGNLLCCVLVKQSDVAIKERFGKFQKVLNPGLQFVPWVIGDYVAGHLTLRLQQLDVQCETKTKDNVFVTVVASIQYRVLVDKASDAFYRLSNPTSQIKAYVFDVIRACVPKLNLDDVFEQKNEIAKSVEEELDKAMTAYGYEILQTLIIDIEPDQQVKRAMNEINAAARMRVAANEKAEAEKIIQIKRAEGEAESKYLSGLGIARQRQAIVDGLRDSVLGFAGNVPGTSAKDVLDMVMITQYFDTMRDIGASSKSSAVFIPHGPGAVADVAAQIRNGLLQAHQTNA; translated from the exons ATGGGAAATCTTTTGTGCTGCGTGCTGGTGAAGCAATCAGATGTGGCAATCAAGGAGAGGTTTGGCAAATTTCAAAAAGTTCTTAATCCAGGTCTCCAGTTTGTGCCCTGGGTCATTGGTGATTATGTCGCCGGTCACCTCACCCTCCGTCTCCAGCAACTTGATGTTCAATGCGAAACCAAAACAAAG GACAATGTGTTTGTGACAGTGGTTGCATCCATACAATACAGAGTCTTGGTTGACAAGGCAAGTGATGCCTTCTACAGACTTAGCAACCCTACTTCCCAAATCAAAGCCTACGTCTTCGACG TGATCAGAGCATGTGTACCAAAGCTGAACTTGGACGATGTGTTCGAGCAGAAGAATGAAATAGCCAAATCCGTGGAAGAAGAGCTAGACAAAGCCATGACTGCTTATGGTTATGAGATCCTTCAAACCCTTATCATCGACATCGAGCCTGATCAACAGGTCAAACGCGCCATGAACGAAATCAACGCCG CGGCGAGGATGAGAGTGGCGGCGAACGAGAAAGCAGAGGCGGAGAAGATCATTCAGATAAAGAGAGCAGAAGGAGAAGCTGAGTCCAAGTACCTTTCTGGACTCGGTATCGCTCGTCAGAGACAAGCTATCGTGGACGGTCTGAGAGACAGTGTTCTCGGTTTCGCAGGAAACGTGCCTGGGACGTCAGCGAAGGATGTGTTGGACATGGTGATGATAACTCAGTACTTTGACACGATGAGAGATATCGGAGCTAGCTCCAAATCTTCGGCGGTGTTTATCCCTCACGGTCCAGGCGCCGTCGCTGACGTGGCGGCACAGATTCGAAATGGATTACTGCAGGCCCACCAGACCAATGCTTAA
- the LOC108805150 gene encoding LOW QUALITY PROTEIN: serine/threonine-protein kinase PBL35 (The sequence of the model RefSeq protein was modified relative to this genomic sequence to represent the inferred CDS: deleted 1 base in 1 codon), giving the protein MSLDSVKVMEKSNKSNESEKKKKKKKKRKKQNNVRNSEGEEEEGKGCWIKFRVMVCCQPSTSSDVDDTTTLGSSKSGASVKSSNEQQPAVPVSSSSTTATATSNAESSLSTPIISEELKMFSHLKTFSFLDLKLATRNFRPESLLGEGGFGCVFKGWVEENGTAPVKPGTGLTVAVKTLNLDGLQGHKEWLAEINYLGNLLHPNLVKLVGYCIEDDQRLLVYEFMPRGSLENHLFRRSLPLPWSIRMRIALGAAKGLSFLHEEALKPVIYRDFKTSNILLDADYNAKLSDFGLAKDAPDEGKTHVSTRVMGTYGYAAPEYVMTGHLTSMSDVYSFGVVLLEILTGRRSMDKNRPSGEHNLVEWARPHLLDRRRFYRLLDPRLEGHFSIKGAQKVTQLAAQCLSRDFKMRPKMSQVVEVLKPLPMLKDMASSSYYFQTMQAERLKAGSGSGSGRGLGSRNGQPVFRTLSSPHGQAGSSPYRHQLPSPKPKGATT; this is encoded by the exons ATGAGTTTAGATTCCGTCAAAGTGATGGAGAAATCGAACAAATCTAATGAgagcgagaagaagaagaagaagaagaagaagaggaagaagcagaacAATGTGAGGAACagcgaaggagaagaagaagaaggaaaagggTGTTGGATCAAATTTAGGGTAATGGTTTGTTGCCAACCTTCAACTTCTTCTGACGTTGATGATACCACCACTC TGGGAAGTAGTAAGTCGGGAGCAAGTGTGAAATCATCAAATGAGCAGCAACCAGCTGTccctgtttcttcttcttctacaacaGCAACTGCAACTAGCAATGCTGAAAGCTCTTTGTCCACTCCTATCATCAGTGAAGAACTTAAGATGTTTTCTCACTTAAAG ACTTTTTCTTTCCTTGATCTCAAGTTGGCTACTAGAAACTTCAGACCCGAGAGTCTTCTCGGCGAAGGTGGCTTTGGTTGTGTCTTCAAAGGATGGGTCGAGGAGAACGGTACTGCTCCTGTTAAGCCTGGCACTGGCCTCACTGTCGCCGTCAAAACCTTAAATCTTGATGGCCTCCAGGGTCATAAAGAGTGGCTT GCTGAGATAAACTATCTTGGTAACCTTCTCCATCCGAATCTTGTTAAACTGGTGGGTTATTGTATCGAAGATGACCAAAGGCTGCTTGTTTATGAGTTTATGCCTCGAGGCAGTTTGGAGAATCACCTTTTCAGAA GGTCGTTGCCTCTGCCATGGTCAATTCGGATGAGGATTGCATTAGGTGCTGCAAAGGGTCTCAGTTTCCTTCACGAAGAAGCTCTCAAACCTGTCATATATCGTGATTTCAAAACCTCCAACATTCTACTCGATGCT GACTACAATGCAAAACTATCAGATTTTGGGCTTGCCAAAGATGCTCCTGATGAAGGCAAAACCCACGTGTCTACTCGAGTCATGGGCACTTATGGTTACGCTGCTCCTGAGTATGTTATGACTG GTCACTTGACATCGATGAGCGATGTTTACAGCTTCGGTGTGGTTCTACTCGAAATACTGACTGGTAGAAGATCCATGGACAAAAACCGACCAAGCGGTGAACATAACCTGGTAGAATGGGCGAGACCGCATCTCCTTGACAGAAGAAGATTCTACCGGCTACTTGATCCGAGGCTGGAGGGTCATTTCTCCATCAAAGGAGCTCAGAAAGTAACCCAGCTTGCAGCCCAATGCCTTAGCCGCGACTTCAAGATGAGACCCAAAATGAGTCAAGTGGTTGAAGTCCTTAAACCACTCCCAATGCTCAAAGACATGGCTAGCTCTTCCTATTACTTCCAGACAATGCAAGCCGAGCGATTGAAAGCTGGGTCTGGCTCTGGCTCAGGTCGTGGCTTGGGGTCAAGAAATGGGCAACCCGTGTTCCGGACTCTGTCTAGTCCTCATGGTCAAGCTGGTTCTTCACCGTATCGTCACCAGCTTCCGTCTCCTAAGCCCAAAGGTGCTACTACTTAA
- the LOC108856297 gene encoding UDP-arabinopyranose mutase 1, with translation MVEPANTVGIPLNHTALLKDELDIVIPTIRNLDFLEMWRPFLQPYHLIIVQDGDPSKTIAVPEGFDYELYNRNDINRILGPKASCISFKDSACRCFGYMVSKKKYIFTIDDDCFVAKDPSGKAVNALEQHIKNLLCPSSPFFFNTLYDPYREGADFVRGYPFSLREGVSTAVSHGLWLNIPDYDAPTQLVKPKERNTRYVDAVMTIPKGTLFPMCGMNLAFDRDLIGPAMYFGLMGDGQPIGRYDDMWAGWCVKVICDHLGLGVKTGLPYIYHSKASNPFVNLKKEYKGIFWQEDIIPFFQSAKLSKEAVTVQQCYLELSKLVKEKLSPIDPYFDKLADAMVTWIEAWDELNPATKA, from the exons atGGTTGAACCGGCGAATACCGTTGGAATCCCGCTGAACCACACCGCGTTGTTGAAGGATGAGCTCGACATCGTGATCCCGACGATCCGTAACCTCGATTTCCTCGAGATGTGGAGACCTTTCCTCCAGCCTTACCATCTCATCATCGTCCAGGACGGAGATCCTTCCAAGACCATTGCTGTCCCCGAAGGGTTCGATTACGAGCTCTACAACAGGAACGACATCAACCGTATCCTCGGTCCCAAAGCTTCCTGCATTTCCTTCAAGGACTCTGCTTGTCGCTGCTTCGGCTACATGGTGTCCAAGAAGAAGTACATCTTCACCATTGACGACGATTGCTTC GTTGCCAAGGATCCATCTGGAAAAGCAGTGAACGCACttgagcaacacatcaagaacCTTCTCTGTCCATCCTCTCCGTTTTTCTTCAACACCTTGTACGACCCCTACCGTGAAGGTGCTGACTTCGTCCGTGGATACCCTTTCAGTCTCCGTGAAGGTGTTTCCACTGCTGTTTCTCACGGTCTCTGGCTCAACATCCCTGATTACGATGCTCCAACCCAACTCGTCAAGCCTAAGGAAAGGAACACAAG GTATGTGGATGCTGTCATGACCATCCCAAAGGGAACACTTTTCCCAATGTGTGGCATGAACTTGGCTTTTGACCGTGATCTCATTGGCCCGGCTATGTACTTTGGTCTCATGGGTGATGGTCAGCCTATTGGTCGTTACGACGATATGTGGGCTGGATGGTGTGTCAAG GTAATCTGTGACCATTTAGGATTGGGAGTGAAGACAGGTCTTCCCTACATTTACCACAGCAAGGCAAGCAACCCATTTGTGAACCTGAAGAAAGAGTACAAAGGGATTTTCTGGCAGGAGGACATCATCCCTTTCTTCCAGAGCGCAAAGCTCTCAAAAGAAGCTGTGACGGTTCAACAATGCTACTTGGAGCTGTCCAAGTTGGTGAAGGAGAAGCTTAGCCCCATTGATCCTTACTTTGACAAGCTTGCTGATGCTATGGTCACTTGGATTGAAGCTTGGGATGAGCTTAACCCGGCCACTAAAGCTTGA
- the LOC108859243 gene encoding FACT complex subunit POB3: MGSRQGPPKHQNKFAWVPNAGVKINETEVGGRFRPLSEITGVCLRCREQIAWKRKYGKYKKLTEPAKCQKCTKRNVRQAYHKLCSGCAKEQKVCAKCYSSTEQIMGRDIYEVEAEQKLLDETIKNARERDRRTLLRAMNKDNNPKKSDEAAATRSDSSKVGDVFPSTSLEEYANKSGKVSGIVGHGSVPDHGHVVEDDEEEDDDDVGSEPELDEDHCGDDDDELQK, translated from the exons atgGGCTCACGACAAGGACCACCGAAGCATCAGAACAAATTCGCATGGGTACCCAACGCCGGCGTGAAGATCAACGAAACG gaaGTGGGCGGGAGATTCAGACCGCTCTCGGAGATAACCGGAGTTTGCCTTCGCTGTCGGGAGCAGATCGCTTGGAAACGCAAATACGGAAAATACAAAAAGCTAACCGAACCCGCCAAATG TCAGAAGTGTACGAAGCGTAATGTTCGTCAAGCGTATCACAAGTTATGCTCTG GTTGTGCCAAGGAGCAGAAAGTGTGTGCCAAGTGTTATTCTTCTACTGAGCAAATCATGGGAAG AGATATTTATGAGGTAGAGGCTGAACAGAAGCTGCTTGATGAG ACTATCAAGAATGCTAGGGAAAGAGATAGAAGGACGCTTTTGCGTGCT ATGAACAAAGATAACAACCCGAAGAAATCAGATGAAGCAGCAGCAACAAGGAGCGATAGCAGCAAGGTTGGTGATGTGTTTCCATCAACATCTCTTGAAGAATATGCAAACAAGTCTGGAAAAGTTAGCGGGATTGTTGGTCATGGTAGTGTGCCTGATCATGGCCATGTTGTtgaggatgatgaagaagaagatgatgatgatgttggtaGTGAACCTGAATTAGATGAAGATCActgtggtgatgatgatgatgaactcCAGAAGTGA
- the LOC108859268 gene encoding COBRA-like protein 1 — protein MGFLSSSSSIVFKLGISIIFLVSFSGYTPADAYDPLDPSGNITIKWDIITWTGDGYVATVTLYNFQQYRHIQAPGWTLGWSWAKREVIWGMNGGQTTEQGDCSKFKGTIPHCCKKTPSVVDLLPGTPYNQQVANCCRGGVINSWAQDPATAVSSFQLTVGQAGTTNKTVRVPKNFTLKAPGPGYTCGPGKIVKPTRFMGTDKRRVTQAMMTWNVTCTYSQFLAQKTPTCCVSLSSFYNSTIVPCTTCSCGCQNTSQPGNCVDSKGPRIASVVPNTGKNLYVPPLVQCTNHMCPVRIHWHVKVNYKLYWRVKVTITNFNYNMNYSQWNLVVQHPNFDNLTQTFSFNYKPLLPYASINDTGILWGVKFYNDLLMQAGPYGNVQSELLFQKEASAFTFEKGWAFPRRIYFNGDNCVMPPPDSYPWLPNTASHMPIGSSFAAIAASISLLLTVFLHGNL, from the exons atgggtttcttgtcttcttcttcttcaatcgTCTTCAAGCTCGGAATTTCTATAATCTTTCTAGTTTCTTTCTCTGGTTACACTCCTGCAG ATGCTTATGATCCTTTGGACCCAAGTGGGAATATCACTATCAAATGGGACATCATAACCTGGACCGGAGATGGCTATGTG GCGACTGTAACCTTGTATAACTTCCAGCAATATCGCCACATTCAAGCACCAGGCTGGACTCTAGGATGGTCGTGGGCAAAGAGAGAGGTTATATGGGGAATGAATGGAGGACAGACAACAGAACAAGGAGACTGTTCTAAATTCAAAGGAACCATTCCTCACTGCTGCAAAAAGACACCTTCTGTTGTTGATCTCTTGCCCGGAACTCCTTACAATCAGCAGGTTGCTAATTGCTGCAGAGGTGGTGTGATAAACTCGTGGGCTCAAGATCCAGCAACCGCTGTTTCCTCTTTCCAGCTCACCGTTGGACAAGCTGGAACCACAAATAAGACGGTCAGGGTACCTAAGAATTTCACTCTCAAGGCTCCTGGACCTGGCTATACTTGTGGCCCTGGGAAGATTGTAAAACCCACTAGATTCATGGGTACTGACAAGCGAAGAGTTACACAAGCAATGA TGACTTGGAATGTAACTTGCACGTACTCGCAGTTCTTAGCTCAGAAGACACCTACTTGCTGTGTCTCTCTTTCATCGTTCTATAACAGCACAATAGTCCCTTGTACTACATGCTCTTGTGGATGCCAAAACACTTCTCAGCCAGGGAACTGTGTAGA CTCAAAAGGTCCACGGATAGCATCGGTTGTTCCAAATACAGGGAAGAACTTGTATGTACCGCCTCTGGTCCAATGCACGAACCATATGTGTCCAGTGAGAATCCACTGGCATGTGAAGGTTAACTACAAACTTTACTGGCGAGTTAAAGTCACCATCACAAATTTCAACTACAACATGAACTATTCACAATGGAATCTGGTCGTGCAGCATCCAAATTTTGATAATCTCACTCAGACATTCAGCTTCAATTACAAACCCTTGCTTCCTTATGCTTCCATAA aTGATACTGGGATTCTGTGGGGAGTGAAGTTCTACAATGATCTGTTGATGCAAGCTGGTCCATATGGGAATGTACAATCTGAGTTACTCTTCCAGAAAGAAGCTTCAGCTTTCACATTTGAGAAAGGCTGGGCATTCCCTAGAAGAATCTATTTCAATGGAGATAACTGTGTGATGCCACCTCCTGATTCTTACCCTTGGCTGCCCAATACCGCCTCACACATGCCTATTGGTTCTTCGTTTGCAGCAATAGCAGCATCAATCTCCTTGTTACTGACTGTGTTCTTACATGGAAACTTGTAA